GACGACGGGGGCCGCTTCGAACTTCCCGCGGAGTACCTGCGGGTGGAGAGCCCCTCCGCCGAGGTGCAGGGCCATGGCCCCGGGGAGAAGGTGCTGGTGCACGGCAAGCGGGAGGTCGCGATCATCGGGATCGAGCCGGTGGGGAACTACGCCGTCCGCCTGACCTTCGACGACCTGCACAGCACCGGCATCTACAGCTGGGAGACGCTGCACCGCCTGGGCCGGGACTACGGCACCCTCTGGCCGGCCTACCTGGCCGCGCTGGAGGAGAAGGGCCTGTCCCGCGACCTGCGCGGCCGCGCCGCCCCCAAGACCATCCCGTAGTGCCGCTGCAGCTCCAGTCGGCGGTCGGCCTGGCCGCGCTGCTCGCCCTGGCCTGGGCCTGCGGCGGCTTCCGGCGCCCGGTCCCCTGGCGCGCCGTCCTGGCCGGGGTGACCCTGCAGGTCGCGCTGGCCGCCGCCCTGCTGCACATCCCCCCGCTGCGCGCCGGCTTCGCGCTGGTGGGCGACGCGGTGGACGCCCTGGCGCGGGCCACGCGCGCCGGCACGAGCCTTGTCTTCGGCTATCTCGGCGGCGCGCCGCTGCCCTTCGCCGAGACCCGGCCGGGCGGGGGCTTCGTCCTCTTCTTCCAGGCCCTGCCCATCGTCCTCTTGGTCGGGGCCCTCTCCGCGCTGCTCTACCACTGGCGGGTGCTGCCGGCCCTGGTGCGGGTGATGTCCCGCGCCCTCCGCACCGCCTTCGGCGTCTCCGGCGCCTGCGGCGTCTCGGTGGCCGCCAACGTCTTCACCGGCATGGTGGAGGCCACGCTCTTCATCCGCCCCTGGCTCGCCACCCTCTCGCGCCCGGAGCTCCTGGTGGTGATGACGG
This genomic window from Pararoseomonas sp. SCSIO 73927 contains:
- a CDS encoding DUF971 domain-containing protein; the encoded protein is MPTPTEIRLNRAERRLEVAFDDGGRFELPAEYLRVESPSAEVQGHGPGEKVLVHGKREVAIIGIEPVGNYAVRLTFDDLHSTGIYSWETLHRLGRDYGTLWPAYLAALEEKGLSRDLRGRAAPKTIP